In a genomic window of Gloeocapsopsis dulcis:
- a CDS encoding APC family permease: MGSSVNAIKPTLLVWDAVALIVGVVIGAGIFETPSLVAGNASNSTMVLLTWLLGGGVSIVGALCYAELATTYPHPGGNYYYLQRAFGNSVAFLFAWARLAVIQTGSIVLLAFVFGDYASQLWRLGNYSASIYAAVAIALLTGLNILGVRLGKWTQNWLAAAQVLGLLLLIFFGFAFATPTATATAPTTASPGNFGLAMVFVLLTYGGWNEAAYISAELRNVQQNMVRSLLWSIGIITTIYLLVNLAFLRGLGLAGMAESEALAAQLMRQAVGEPGAMFISLLVIVTTLCSTNATIFTGARTNYALGRDFSLFRFLGHWRMQGSTPAAALLVQGAIALLLVLLGTITRNGFETMVDYTAPVFWFFFLLTGVSLFVLRRRDREVVRPFRVPLYPLIPLLFCVFSAYMLQSSLAYTGVGALVGVAVLLAGVPLLVITRLMRDNSIRRE; this comes from the coding sequence ATGGGTAGTTCAGTCAATGCGATTAAACCGACACTGTTAGTATGGGATGCAGTTGCGCTCATTGTTGGTGTTGTCATTGGTGCGGGGATTTTTGAAACACCTTCTCTTGTTGCTGGTAATGCAAGTAATAGCACTATGGTGCTGCTGACATGGTTGTTAGGCGGTGGAGTGTCCATAGTCGGTGCTTTGTGCTATGCGGAACTTGCAACAACGTATCCCCATCCAGGTGGTAACTACTACTACTTGCAACGTGCTTTTGGCAATAGTGTTGCCTTTCTATTCGCTTGGGCGCGGTTAGCAGTTATTCAGACGGGTTCGATTGTCCTTTTAGCTTTTGTTTTTGGCGACTATGCGTCGCAATTGTGGCGTTTAGGAAATTATTCTGCTTCAATTTATGCAGCAGTAGCGATCGCCTTACTAACTGGTTTGAATATTCTTGGTGTCAGACTTGGGAAATGGACGCAAAATTGGTTAGCAGCAGCCCAAGTCCTCGGCTTACTCTTACTCATTTTCTTTGGATTTGCATTTGCTACACCTACAGCCACAGCAACAGCGCCGACAACTGCATCGCCAGGAAATTTTGGGTTAGCAATGGTGTTTGTGCTGTTAACTTACGGTGGTTGGAACGAAGCTGCGTATATTTCTGCTGAGTTACGTAATGTACAACAAAACATGGTGCGATCGCTGTTGTGGAGTATTGGCATTATCACCACAATTTACTTATTGGTTAACCTAGCTTTTTTACGGGGGTTAGGTTTGGCAGGTATGGCAGAATCTGAAGCATTAGCTGCCCAGTTGATGCGTCAGGCGGTAGGTGAACCAGGGGCGATGTTTATCAGCTTGCTTGTTATTGTTACGACTTTGTGTTCTACGAATGCAACAATTTTTACGGGTGCTAGGACAAACTATGCGTTAGGACGAGATTTTTCGCTATTTCGCTTTTTAGGACACTGGAGAATGCAAGGAAGTACACCAGCCGCCGCATTACTCGTACAGGGGGCGATCGCATTATTACTTGTGCTCCTTGGCACAATTACCCGTAATGGCTTTGAAACAATGGTAGACTACACCGCCCCTGTCTTTTGGTTCTTTTTCTTACTTACGGGTGTGTCGCTGTTTGTTTTACGGAGGCGCGATCGCGAAGTTGTCCGTCCGTTTCGTGTTCCTCTGTATCCGTTAATTCCGCTATTATTTTGTGTGTTCTCCGCTTATATGCTGCAATCTAGCTTGGCTTATACCGGAGTTGGAGCGTTAGTAGGTGTCGCAGTGTTACTAGCTGGTGTACCGTTATTAGTCATCACGCGGTTGATGCGTGACAATAGCATAAGGAGAGAATAA